The following coding sequences are from one Terriglobales bacterium window:
- a CDS encoding RidA family protein gives MKSHTWRRLSARVVFCATVLLIGSGLAHGQEKHVIPGPKGLPFSDGIAVGNTLYIAGQQGTGKDGKLAPGGIGPETEATLRNVEKVVKEAGFELKDIVAVTVYLSDIKEFSEMNKAYKSIMPDPKPTRATVQVSGMVNDARVEISAIAVKQK, from the coding sequence ATGAAGTCGCACACATGGAGACGGCTGAGCGCCAGGGTTGTATTTTGTGCAACGGTTCTGTTGATCGGTTCCGGGCTCGCCCATGGGCAGGAAAAACACGTGATCCCCGGACCTAAGGGCTTGCCGTTCAGTGACGGAATTGCGGTGGGCAACACGCTCTACATTGCGGGACAGCAGGGCACCGGCAAAGACGGCAAATTAGCCCCCGGGGGAATCGGCCCGGAAACCGAGGCCACGCTCCGAAATGTGGAGAAGGTAGTCAAAGAGGCCGGCTTTGAGCTGAAAGATATAGTCGCTGTGACGGTTTACCTGTCCGACATCAAGGAATTTTCGGAGATGAACAAGGCGTATAAGAGCATCATGCCCGACCCCAAGCCCACACGCGCCACGGTCCAAGTGTCGGGGATGGTGAACGATGCCCGAGTGGAGATTTCTGCGATTGCGGTGAAGCAGAAATAG
- a CDS encoding SMP-30/gluconolactonase/LRE family protein: MRTLRSVAALALLGILLPSGSRAQEESHPRSFQLQAQSPAFWKLVDPKAKPSVVASGFGFTEGPVWDPAGFLYVSDEIANKIFRVYTNKTDGRKETLIELGDPDGNTFDSRHRLIDCASVMRAIIWVNGSHNSILADRYQGKRFNSPNDVIIGPDRAIYFTDPTLDLPKGEKQEIPFQGVYRLGANGRVTLLTKDLSQPNGLAFSPDGKRFYVDDSEQRNIRVYDVAKNGGLTNGRVFGEEPGGHHEGVPDGMKVDREGNLFVTGPKGIWVWDKDGNHLGTIVMPEQPANLAWGDKDYRTLYITATTSIYKLRTKTHGYIPYH; this comes from the coding sequence ATGAGAACTCTTAGGTCTGTAGCGGCGCTAGCTTTGCTGGGCATTCTTCTGCCAAGCGGTTCAAGGGCACAGGAGGAATCCCATCCGCGCAGCTTCCAGTTGCAGGCGCAATCACCAGCGTTCTGGAAACTGGTGGACCCCAAGGCGAAGCCCAGCGTTGTCGCCAGCGGCTTCGGGTTTACCGAGGGGCCGGTGTGGGACCCGGCCGGCTTCTTGTATGTGAGTGACGAAATCGCGAACAAGATTTTCCGTGTCTATACCAACAAGACGGATGGGAGAAAAGAAACCCTTATCGAGCTGGGTGACCCTGACGGCAATACCTTCGATTCGCGTCATCGGCTGATTGACTGCGCGAGTGTGATGCGTGCAATTATTTGGGTGAACGGTTCCCACAATTCGATCCTTGCGGACCGCTATCAAGGGAAGCGTTTCAACAGCCCCAACGATGTGATCATCGGCCCGGACAGAGCCATCTACTTCACCGATCCCACACTGGATTTACCGAAAGGCGAGAAGCAGGAAATCCCGTTCCAGGGCGTGTACCGCCTGGGAGCCAATGGGCGCGTCACGCTGCTGACCAAAGACCTGTCGCAGCCCAACGGCCTGGCATTTTCGCCAGACGGCAAGCGGTTCTACGTGGACGACAGTGAGCAGCGAAACATCAGAGTTTATGACGTGGCCAAGAACGGTGGGCTAACGAATGGCCGCGTCTTTGGCGAGGAACCGGGCGGACACCATGAAGGCGTGCCGGACGGCATGAAGGTTGACCGCGAGGGAAACCTGTTCGTCACCGGGCCTAAGGGGATATGGGTGTGGGACAAGGATGGAAACCACTTAGGAACAATCGTGATGCCCGAGCAGCCGGCCAATCTGGCGTGGGGCGACAAAGATTACCGCACTCTTTACATCACCGCGACCACGTCCATTTATAAGCTACGGACTAAGACTCACGGCTACATCCCCTATCATTAA
- a CDS encoding RraA family protein produces the protein MNKFPKFATGHIRTVLIFVLSFSAAFYGLARLLPAQSQASPSAGQTGSTSLLEGFRHVEVASVSDALEQIAGKRMYMTHRMQPIFPSKFAGYALTVSLKKAEANNDPAALSGMIAAIDQGSPDSVYVMVVEDGADIAGMGGLMGTAMSARNFAGAVIDGGVRDVAYLRKIGFPVYALGMVPSTSVNHYRFAGANVPVTCDGVPVQAGDIVVADADGIAVVPRARAQEVLTRAQEMDFKEHSMYPYIEKYKSLGEAIKKFGRL, from the coding sequence ATGAACAAATTCCCCAAGTTCGCTACCGGCCACATCAGGACAGTTCTCATCTTCGTCCTTTCATTTTCGGCGGCATTCTATGGTCTGGCCCGGCTCCTTCCAGCGCAGTCCCAGGCGAGCCCGTCTGCAGGCCAGACCGGAAGCACGTCGCTCTTGGAAGGATTTCGCCACGTGGAAGTCGCATCCGTTTCGGACGCGTTGGAGCAGATTGCCGGAAAGAGAATGTACATGACCCATCGCATGCAGCCAATTTTCCCCAGTAAATTTGCCGGGTATGCGCTCACCGTGTCGCTGAAAAAGGCAGAAGCGAACAACGACCCGGCGGCCCTCAGCGGAATGATTGCAGCCATAGACCAGGGCTCTCCCGATTCGGTTTACGTTATGGTGGTTGAAGACGGAGCCGATATAGCCGGGATGGGTGGCCTCATGGGAACCGCGATGTCGGCGCGAAACTTCGCGGGTGCAGTAATTGATGGCGGCGTGCGCGACGTCGCCTATCTGAGGAAAATCGGCTTTCCGGTTTACGCACTCGGCATGGTTCCGTCCACATCCGTAAATCATTACCGCTTCGCTGGAGCCAATGTTCCGGTTACGTGTGATGGAGTGCCGGTTCAGGCTGGCGATATCGTTGTCGCCGATGCGGACGGGATTGCCGTGGTTCCACGCGCCAGGGCGCAGGAAGTTTTGACCCGCGCACAGGAGATGGACTTCAAAGAGCATTCCATGTACCCCTATATAGAAAAATACAAGTCGCTGGGTGAAGCGATCAAGAAATTCGGACGGCTGTAA
- the typA gene encoding translational GTPase TypA — translation MSIQLRNIAIIAHVDHGKTTLVDAMLRQSGVFRANQEMIERVMDSNELERERGITILAKNTAIQYGDIKINIVDTPGHSDFGGEVERALKMVDGVMLLVDASEGPLPQTRYVLSKALEAKLPPVVVINKIDRADARPQEVLNEIYDLFIDLDAAEDQLDFPVLYTNAKLGTATTDPKKAGEDLQPLFEAIVNTIPSPSGDADATLQVLVANLDYSDYLGRLAIARVFNGTLRTGQEVGISKLDGSLEKVKITKLFTFDGLKRVDVTETNLGDIVAVAGVTGITIGETITSVDTPAPLPNVAIDEPTIAMQFTVNTSPFSGREGQYVTSRHLRERLEKELLTNVSIKVEDTDSKDTFTVMGRGELQLSILIEMMRREGYELMVGKPQIVTKKISGKLMEPVERLTTDIPEEFVGVVMEKLGMRKGEMQKMHNHGYGRVRMEFRVPSRGLIGLRSELLTDTRGTVVMNSLFDGHIEWQGEIPHRVTGALVADRNGPTTAYALWNLQERGELFVGPGVEVYEGMIIGENSRDNDLDVNAVREKKLTNMRSSTADEAIRLVPFRTLNLEQAIEFIADDEYVEVTPKSLRLRKKILQSNRRPRKNAVPAEISATE, via the coding sequence TTGAGTATCCAGCTTCGTAACATTGCCATCATTGCCCACGTAGATCACGGGAAAACTACCCTGGTCGATGCCATGCTCCGCCAGAGCGGGGTCTTCCGCGCCAACCAGGAAATGATCGAACGTGTGATGGACTCGAATGAACTGGAGCGCGAACGTGGAATCACCATTCTGGCCAAGAACACGGCGATTCAGTATGGCGACATCAAGATCAACATCGTGGATACGCCCGGCCACAGCGACTTTGGCGGGGAGGTCGAGCGGGCCCTGAAGATGGTTGACGGTGTGATGCTGCTGGTGGATGCCAGTGAAGGCCCGCTCCCGCAGACACGATACGTGCTGAGTAAAGCCCTCGAAGCCAAGTTGCCGCCGGTGGTAGTGATCAACAAAATTGATCGCGCTGACGCGCGGCCTCAGGAAGTCCTGAACGAGATTTACGATCTCTTCATTGATCTTGATGCCGCTGAAGATCAGCTCGATTTTCCTGTGCTCTACACCAATGCCAAGCTAGGAACGGCGACCACCGATCCGAAGAAGGCTGGCGAAGATCTGCAGCCGCTCTTTGAAGCTATCGTAAACACGATTCCTTCTCCTTCCGGAGACGCCGACGCCACCCTGCAAGTGTTGGTGGCGAACCTCGACTACAGCGACTACCTCGGCCGGCTAGCGATTGCACGGGTTTTCAATGGCACGCTGCGGACCGGGCAAGAAGTTGGGATCTCCAAGCTCGATGGATCTCTGGAAAAGGTAAAGATCACAAAGCTGTTCACCTTTGACGGCCTGAAGCGCGTTGACGTGACTGAAACCAATCTGGGCGATATTGTCGCGGTCGCCGGCGTAACCGGCATCACTATCGGTGAGACCATCACATCGGTAGATACTCCCGCGCCTTTGCCTAACGTCGCCATTGATGAGCCGACTATCGCCATGCAGTTCACCGTGAATACGTCACCATTCTCCGGAAGGGAAGGACAGTACGTCACTTCGCGCCACCTGCGCGAGCGGCTGGAAAAAGAACTGCTCACCAATGTTTCCATCAAAGTTGAGGATACCGACAGCAAAGACACGTTTACCGTGATGGGGCGGGGCGAGCTGCAGCTCTCAATTTTGATTGAGATGATGCGTCGGGAAGGCTATGAGCTGATGGTTGGCAAGCCGCAAATCGTAACTAAAAAAATCAGCGGCAAACTAATGGAGCCGGTGGAGCGGCTTACCACTGACATCCCAGAGGAATTCGTCGGTGTAGTCATGGAAAAGCTGGGCATGCGTAAAGGCGAAATGCAGAAAATGCATAATCACGGCTATGGTCGCGTGCGCATGGAATTTCGCGTCCCTAGCCGCGGGCTGATTGGCCTGCGGAGCGAGTTGCTCACGGATACGCGCGGCACGGTAGTTATGAATTCTCTATTTGATGGCCACATCGAGTGGCAGGGCGAAATTCCGCATCGCGTTACCGGGGCGCTGGTCGCCGATCGTAACGGTCCCACCACCGCATATGCGCTGTGGAATCTTCAGGAGCGCGGCGAGCTGTTTGTCGGTCCCGGAGTGGAAGTTTACGAGGGTATGATTATCGGTGAGAACTCGCGCGATAACGACCTCGACGTCAATGCCGTTCGCGAGAAGAAACTTACCAACATGCGCTCTTCTACCGCGGATGAGGCAATCCGATTGGTACCATTTCGTACTCTGAATCTGGAGCAGGCGATTGAATTTATTGCCGACGATGAATATGTCGAAGTAACGCCCAAGTCTCTCCGCTTGCGTAAGAAAATCCTTCAATCAAATCGCCGGCCGAGGAAGAACGCCGTGCCTGCCGAAATTTCTGCCACCGAGTAG
- a CDS encoding c-type cytochrome, with the protein MLSTAQSQEPPGSKPTPSPNGTNTAATLEGQRVFNSSCASCHGLDGHGSERAPDIATRREVQRLSEDELFGIVDSGRPGGGMPSFHSIGNSGIHAVVSYLRILQGKFQHATLPGNAEGGKKLFFGKAGCSRCHMVRGEGGFIGSDLTAYGASESVDDVRDAITKPAKNLGPHDRHVVILTREGRTFTGIARNEDNFSLQLQTLDGAFHLFMKNELAKVEYPSESLMPSDYSSRLSRQELDDIVSYLISVAAPKEAEEGASSASERNKENDR; encoded by the coding sequence ATGCTGTCCACTGCCCAGTCGCAAGAACCGCCGGGCTCAAAGCCGACACCTTCCCCCAATGGCACCAACACGGCAGCGACACTTGAGGGGCAGCGGGTTTTTAATTCCAGCTGCGCCTCATGTCATGGCTTGGATGGGCACGGCAGCGAACGAGCTCCTGACATAGCCACTCGCCGCGAGGTGCAACGCCTATCCGAAGATGAGCTCTTCGGCATTGTTGATAGCGGCCGACCCGGGGGAGGGATGCCATCATTTCACTCCATTGGCAACTCCGGCATTCATGCCGTGGTCAGTTATTTGCGCATCCTGCAAGGCAAGTTTCAACATGCCACCTTGCCGGGAAACGCGGAGGGCGGCAAGAAACTTTTCTTCGGGAAGGCCGGTTGCTCCCGCTGCCACATGGTAAGAGGGGAAGGCGGCTTCATTGGCTCGGACCTGACGGCGTATGGCGCCTCAGAATCAGTGGACGACGTACGCGATGCGATTACTAAACCGGCAAAAAATTTGGGGCCGCACGATCGCCATGTGGTGATATTAACCCGTGAGGGCCGGACTTTTACGGGCATTGCACGGAATGAAGACAACTTCTCATTGCAGCTACAAACGCTGGATGGCGCCTTTCATCTTTTCATGAAGAATGAACTCGCCAAGGTAGAGTACCCGTCAGAATCCCTTATGCCCTCTGACTATTCTTCCAGACTTAGCCGACAGGAATTGGACGACATTGTTAGTTATCTAATCAGCGTTGCAGCACCGAAGGAGGCCGAAGAGGGAGCCTCAAGCGCCAGCGAGCGGAACAAAGAGAACGATCGTTAA
- the manD gene encoding D-mannonate dehydratase ManD has product MKITEAKVLITSPGRNFVTLKISTDEGIYGLGDATLNGRELSVASYLSDHLAPTLIGRDPFQTEDIWQYLYRGAYWRGGPVTMGAIGAVDMALWDIKGKALNTPVYNLLGGKSRTGVLVYGHANGRDINETVDEVGKYIAMGYKAVRAQTGIPGLPSTYGVAKDKLFYEPAEKGLPPENAWSTEKYLVHVPKLFESLRMKYGDDIHLLHDAHHRLTPIEAARLGKSLEPYHLFWLEDAVTAELQEGFRIVRQHTTTPLALGEVFTSIWDARIVISEQLIDYIRMTVAHSGGLTHLKKVAAFAELYHVQTGCHGATDLSPVSMAAALHFDIAVNNFGIQEYMRHTKETDEVFPHHYSFKDGYLHPGDAPGLGVDYNEKLAAKFPYDRAYLPVNRKLDGTMWNW; this is encoded by the coding sequence TTGAAGATCACTGAAGCCAAGGTGTTGATCACCAGCCCGGGAAGAAATTTCGTCACGCTAAAAATTTCGACCGATGAAGGTATTTATGGTTTGGGCGATGCTACTCTGAACGGCAGGGAACTCTCAGTAGCCTCATATCTCTCCGACCACCTTGCACCGACGCTCATTGGACGCGATCCCTTTCAAACAGAAGACATCTGGCAGTACCTTTACCGCGGCGCTTATTGGCGTGGTGGCCCGGTCACCATGGGCGCGATTGGCGCAGTGGACATGGCGTTGTGGGACATTAAAGGCAAAGCCCTGAACACTCCGGTTTATAACCTGCTCGGCGGCAAGAGCCGCACCGGGGTGCTGGTTTACGGCCATGCCAACGGCCGCGACATTAATGAAACGGTGGATGAGGTTGGCAAATACATCGCCATGGGATACAAAGCAGTTCGCGCCCAGACCGGTATTCCGGGGTTGCCCTCGACCTATGGCGTCGCCAAGGACAAACTGTTTTACGAGCCAGCGGAAAAGGGACTGCCACCCGAGAACGCCTGGTCAACCGAGAAATATCTAGTCCATGTCCCCAAGCTTTTCGAATCCCTACGAATGAAGTATGGCGACGACATTCATCTGCTGCACGATGCTCACCATCGACTCACACCCATTGAGGCCGCCAGATTGGGGAAAAGTCTAGAGCCTTATCATCTCTTCTGGCTGGAAGACGCGGTCACAGCTGAGCTGCAGGAGGGCTTCCGCATTGTCCGGCAGCACACTACCACTCCGCTGGCCTTGGGCGAAGTGTTCACCTCCATCTGGGATGCACGCATCGTCATCAGTGAGCAACTGATCGATTACATTCGCATGACTGTGGCGCATAGCGGCGGGCTTACTCATCTGAAAAAAGTTGCCGCATTTGCCGAGCTCTACCACGTTCAGACTGGGTGCCACGGCGCCACTGACCTCTCCCCAGTCTCCATGGCAGCGGCATTGCACTTTGATATTGCAGTGAACAACTTCGGAATTCAGGAATACATGCGGCACACCAAAGAAACCGACGAGGTATTTCCGCACCACTATTCCTTCAAAGACGGCTATCTGCACCCCGGCGACGCTCCCGGCTTGGGCGTGGACTACAACGAGAAGCTTGCAGCTAAATTTCCCTATGACCGCGCCTACCTGCCGGTGAACCGCAAATTGGATGGGACCATGTGGAACTGGTAA
- a CDS encoding MFS transporter produces the protein MATAGQITSTRPRAIPALRWWIGGLLFASTVINYIDRQTLSLLAPYLKRDYHWTNTDYANIIVAFRVAYSIGQTLCGRMMDRIGTRRGLSIAVVWYSIVSMFTAFARGFYSFAGFRFLLGAGESANWPAATKAVSEWFPKRERALATALFDSGSSIGGAIAPFIVLGIFFRWGWRPAFMIPGVLGFIWLIAWRWLYYPPERHPRINESERQMILADRSESEHPNGARPRWRDLLKLPQTWGVIIAKALPDPVFFFIADWFPIYLVAKGIELRGSLVAIWIPFIAADVGSFFSGALSGYLIKRGWSLGAARKSLIIFGGIGVTLLIPTIFTTNLYLIALLFGMATFSYACFTTMANVLPADLYNSDSVASVSGLSGTGAGIGTIIAFELVGHFSDARQAMGTHSFDPIMVAAGLVPLVGMVLVLLLVRNTRATEQGLVRRI, from the coding sequence ATGGCGACGGCCGGACAAATCACATCCACCAGGCCCCGCGCGATTCCCGCCCTGCGCTGGTGGATCGGTGGTCTGCTGTTTGCCTCAACGGTTATCAACTACATTGACCGGCAGACGTTGTCGTTATTAGCCCCTTACCTCAAGCGGGACTATCACTGGACGAACACCGATTACGCCAACATCATTGTCGCCTTTCGGGTGGCGTATTCGATCGGACAGACTCTGTGCGGCCGCATGATGGACCGCATTGGCACCCGGCGTGGGTTGAGCATCGCGGTGGTCTGGTACTCCATCGTATCCATGTTCACTGCCTTTGCCCGTGGCTTCTACAGCTTCGCTGGATTCCGCTTCCTGCTGGGGGCCGGCGAATCGGCGAACTGGCCAGCTGCCACCAAAGCCGTTTCCGAATGGTTTCCCAAACGTGAGCGTGCCCTTGCCACTGCTCTGTTCGATAGCGGGTCTTCTATCGGCGGCGCCATCGCGCCCTTCATTGTCCTGGGGATTTTCTTTCGTTGGGGATGGCGGCCGGCATTCATGATTCCGGGCGTGCTTGGTTTCATCTGGCTGATTGCCTGGCGGTGGCTCTACTACCCTCCCGAACGCCACCCGCGAATCAACGAATCTGAGCGCCAGATGATTTTGGCTGATCGAAGTGAGTCCGAGCACCCGAACGGCGCGCGGCCGCGATGGCGCGATCTTCTGAAACTGCCGCAGACCTGGGGAGTGATCATCGCCAAAGCGCTGCCCGATCCGGTGTTCTTTTTCATCGCTGACTGGTTTCCCATTTATCTGGTTGCAAAAGGTATTGAACTCCGGGGCAGTCTGGTCGCCATTTGGATTCCATTCATTGCAGCCGATGTCGGCAGTTTTTTCAGCGGCGCCTTATCGGGCTATTTGATCAAACGCGGATGGTCGTTGGGCGCGGCCCGCAAGTCGCTGATCATTTTCGGCGGCATCGGCGTAACGCTATTGATCCCCACGATATTTACAACCAACCTGTATTTGATCGCCCTGCTATTCGGCATGGCAACCTTCTCATACGCATGTTTCACCACGATGGCGAATGTATTGCCCGCTGATCTCTACAACAGCGATTCCGTTGCGTCGGTAAGCGGACTTAGCGGAACAGGCGCGGGGATCGGCACCATCATCGCCTTTGAACTCGTCGGGCATTTTTCCGATGCGCGCCAAGCCATGGGCACGCATTCCTTTGATCCGATCATGGTCGCTGCGGGCTTGGTGCCGCTGGTGGGAATGGTTCTGGTATTGTTGCTCGTCCGTAATACGCGAGCCACGGAACAAGGTTTGGTGCGCAGAATTTGA
- a CDS encoding PQQ-dependent dehydrogenase, methanol/ethanol family, whose product MSMSAIFGCAAATIGISASAGDGADSAVSTAIDVTPADIAAQPLGANWLSYNGDYSGKRYSTLSQINRSNVAQLRAQWVFHASNVSFLEVTPQVVNGIMFVTAANDAYALDARTGRTIWHHARPVTEGLIDDASQHVTRGVGIWHSRIYMETDNAHLLCLDARSGNLIWDVAYAADNKNYGATSAPLVVKDKVLVGTSGGDDGVRGFLAAYDAQTGKQAWRFWTIPAPGEFGSSSWPGDSYLHGGGTTWMPGTYDPQLNTLYWTTSNPAPDFDGTTRPGDNLYTDCVLAIDPDTGKLKWYFQFTPHDLFDYDATETPVLVDAVYKGSPRKLLLQANRNGFIYVLDRTSGKFLSALRFAEKLNWAKGIDAEGRPIRTDVKPTLEGTRVCPSYAGATNWFSPSYNPATRLLYFMALEDCEMFFSKPQEFSEGRTYYSTGVKHLPGERGEKLLLAYNLDTGKLAWRLPQVGPGHSAGGTMTTAGGLVFFGDDAQSFEAVDAQTGAPLWHFNTGQTLHASPMSYAVNGKQFVAIASGTDLFSFALP is encoded by the coding sequence ATGAGTATGAGCGCCATATTCGGCTGCGCCGCTGCGACCATTGGCATCTCTGCGTCCGCTGGAGACGGCGCGGATTCGGCAGTCTCAACCGCTATTGATGTAACTCCCGCCGATATTGCTGCACAGCCACTGGGAGCCAATTGGCTGTCTTACAACGGCGATTACTCGGGGAAGCGTTACAGCACTCTCTCTCAAATTAACCGCAGCAACGTAGCCCAGTTGCGTGCACAGTGGGTCTTCCACGCTTCCAATGTGAGCTTCCTTGAGGTCACGCCACAGGTAGTAAACGGAATAATGTTCGTCACCGCTGCCAATGATGCTTATGCTCTGGATGCGCGTACCGGAAGAACTATCTGGCATCACGCCCGTCCGGTGACTGAAGGGTTGATCGATGACGCCTCCCAGCATGTGACGCGAGGTGTGGGCATTTGGCATTCACGAATTTATATGGAAACCGACAACGCCCATCTGCTTTGCCTGGATGCGCGCTCCGGAAATTTGATTTGGGACGTCGCTTACGCGGCCGATAACAAAAACTATGGGGCGACCAGTGCCCCGCTGGTGGTGAAAGATAAAGTTCTGGTTGGCACTTCTGGTGGAGACGACGGGGTACGCGGATTTCTTGCCGCCTATGACGCTCAGACCGGCAAGCAGGCGTGGCGTTTCTGGACGATTCCTGCGCCCGGAGAGTTTGGGTCTTCGAGCTGGCCTGGAGACAGCTATTTGCACGGTGGCGGCACCACTTGGATGCCGGGTACGTATGACCCTCAACTAAACACGCTTTATTGGACTACTAGCAACCCCGCTCCCGATTTCGACGGTACCACCCGGCCCGGCGACAATCTTTATACCGACTGCGTGCTGGCGATTGATCCCGATACCGGCAAGCTGAAGTGGTACTTCCAATTCACTCCCCACGACCTCTTCGATTACGACGCTACCGAAACCCCGGTGCTGGTTGACGCTGTTTATAAAGGCTCACCACGTAAGCTCTTGCTGCAGGCAAATCGTAACGGATTTATTTATGTGCTTGATCGGACGAGCGGGAAATTCCTTTCCGCCCTGCGGTTCGCCGAAAAATTGAATTGGGCGAAGGGAATTGACGCCGAAGGCAGACCCATACGTACCGACGTAAAGCCGACACTAGAGGGAACTCGTGTATGTCCCAGCTATGCCGGCGCAACCAACTGGTTCTCTCCTTCGTATAATCCGGCCACTCGCCTCTTGTATTTTATGGCGCTGGAAGACTGCGAGATGTTTTTCTCCAAGCCACAGGAATTCTCGGAGGGGCGTACCTATTACTCCACCGGGGTGAAACACCTTCCCGGCGAGAGGGGCGAGAAGCTGCTCCTCGCCTACAACCTGGACACAGGAAAACTCGCCTGGCGTCTGCCGCAGGTGGGTCCCGGTCACTCTGCCGGCGGGACCATGACCACCGCCGGTGGGCTAGTGTTCTTCGGAGATGATGCCCAATCATTTGAGGCGGTGGACGCGCAGACCGGTGCGCCGCTTTGGCATTTCAACACGGGCCAAACATTACATGCGTCCCCCATGAGTTATGCGGTCAATGGGAAGCAGTTTGTTGCGATCGCGTCGGGAACGGACCTGTTCAGCTTTGCGTTACCGTAG
- a CDS encoding IclR family transcriptional regulator — protein sequence MPPSVQPKRTYNITALQRGLRLLNLFAKSDQGLTASQVSKLSGLPVSTVHRFLVNLDGTGFLNCDGTGHYHLGIACFSIGQAALGQLDIRRLSLPFLRELNQQTRETVHLTVRHGLSAVYVEKLDSMEPLRIYSRIGAAVPLYCTAVGKILLAYMPENERNDILQQSQLKRLTPNTIGSIQELQTHLQRVRKNGYACDLEENEPHIRCIAAPVWDHTGGVNASLSITGPAVRMPVARLRQLAPLIQDAGLKISRELGYQSFRPSPDLPPRGNVAATDIRARHRGPLESAVR from the coding sequence ATGCCACCTTCTGTTCAACCAAAACGTACCTACAACATCACCGCCCTTCAGCGCGGCTTGCGACTGCTCAACCTGTTTGCGAAATCGGATCAGGGCCTCACCGCCAGCCAAGTCTCTAAACTGTCGGGACTCCCGGTCAGCACCGTGCATCGCTTCCTGGTAAATCTGGACGGAACCGGTTTTCTCAACTGTGACGGCACCGGCCACTACCATCTAGGCATCGCCTGCTTCTCCATAGGCCAGGCTGCGCTGGGGCAGCTTGATATTCGTCGCCTCAGCCTGCCGTTTCTTCGCGAACTCAACCAGCAAACACGTGAGACGGTTCATCTGACTGTGCGGCATGGGCTCTCTGCGGTGTACGTGGAGAAGCTTGACTCCATGGAACCGCTGCGCATTTATTCGCGCATTGGGGCGGCGGTTCCGCTGTACTGCACTGCCGTAGGCAAGATTTTGTTGGCCTACATGCCGGAGAACGAGCGGAACGACATTCTTCAGCAGAGCCAGTTGAAGCGGCTTACGCCCAACACCATTGGCAGCATTCAAGAATTGCAGACCCACTTGCAGCGAGTGCGAAAGAACGGCTACGCCTGCGATTTGGAAGAGAACGAACCGCACATCCGCTGCATCGCCGCTCCTGTCTGGGACCATACCGGAGGAGTCAATGCCAGCCTCAGCATTACCGGCCCGGCGGTCCGCATGCCGGTCGCACGCCTGCGACAGTTGGCGCCGTTGATCCAGGATGCCGGTTTGAAGATCTCCCGGGAACTGGGCTACCAAAGCTTTCGGCCGTCGCCTGATTTGCCGCCTCGAGGCAATGTTGCCGCAACTGACATTCGCGCCCGCCACAGAGGCCCTCTCGAATCGGCCGTGAGATGA